GACttgcagaggaggtggttgtCCAGGGGGTAGCACCCGTTCTCGTTCGGCTCTGGCGACAGAGGCGTCCCGCAGCTCTGGAGGCAAGAGGGGAAAGGGAGGCCATGTTTTAGGGGTCACCGTGCCACATTGCATCCCCATCTTGCCTGCAAAACCCACCAGTGCTCGGGAAAAGCAACAAACTACATCAAAAGTATGGGAAGCTGAAGCTGTCCTGGCTGAACACATCGTCCttttcagaatcacagactggtcggggttggcagggccctctgtgggtcacgcagcccaaccccctgcccaagcagggtcacccagagcaggctgcacagcaccgcggccaggcggggctggaacatctccaagagaaggagactccacagcctccctgggcagcctgggccagggctccgtcaccctcagagggaagaagttcttcctcgggttcagctggagcttcctctgcttcagtttgtgccccttgccccttgtcctgtcgctgggcaccactggaaagagtctggccccgtcgtcctgacccccaccctgcagatatttagaggcatttctaaggtcccctggcagccttctcttctccaggctgaacaagcccagctccctcagcctctcctcgtaggagagatgctccagtcccttcctcatcctcgtagccctgcgctggactctctccagtagctcctcatctttcttgaactggggagcccagaactggacacagcactccaactGGGGCCtctccagggcagagcagagggggagaagaagtCTTCCCCCTCCCTGTCGCTTGCAAGATGAACTGCTGGCTAAAAAATAACCCCGGCTGCTTTGAGTCCCACGGGCGTGCGCTGGAAAGGCTCAGTGCCAAACCCCTCGGCTTCTGGGGGCCGGTCGGGGCCGTACCTCGCAGCGGTAGCAGCTCTCGTGGAAACTGCGTCCCAGGCACTCAATCTTGTAGGTGTCCTTGTCATCGCGGGGGACGATGGGGCGCTCGCAGGCGCTGCAAACTGTGGCGTATTTCCTGACGGGAGCAAAGCAGGGTGGCGTGAGCCCCGTGGGGGTGTTGGGGATGAGCTAACCCCCTCCCAATGAGGGGGATGCTCCCCTGTTTCTGTGCTCCCCAACCTGTAGAAGTCGGCCACGCAGTACACCTCGCCCCTCTCGTCCACGGCGAAGCTCTCGGCGCCGATGGCCCGGCCGCAGCCGGCGCAGGAGAAGCAGCCGGGGTGGTAGCCTTTACCCAGGGCACGCACGATGCGCTCCGCAATCAGCCCCCGGCACTTGGCGCATTTCTCCAGCGTggcctggggtttgggggggaacaTGCCAGCTCCCACCCCGAGGGACTGCATCTCCCACCACCCGCCGCGGGCGCTGGCCGTCCCGAGGGAGGACGGGTACCTGGTAGCAGGCGTCGCACGTGGGGCGTCCGTCTTTTTGGTAGTAGCGCTGCCCGGCCAGGAGCCGGTGGCACGTCCGGCAGGTGAAGCAGGCAGCGTGGTACTGCTTCCGCATCGCCTCCACCGTCGCCTCCCGCGGCCCCACCGCTTTGTGGCAGAAGGCACAGATGTCTgcgggaagaagggagagggctGCGGTgctgcgtgcctcagtttccccaaccgGGGATGAACCCACACTGCGCGGCTGGTCCCCCCTTACCTCTGGAGCCGTCCCTCTCCGGGTACCCGTTCGCATCCTGCCACTGTGGCTTGCCCGCTTGCTCCTGGCAAAATTTGGGcggcctcagctgggcaggggaggcgGAAGGGGCCTGGTGAGCGGGGGAAGGCCAAAGCACGTTACATTCGCGCTCttgcaggtggggaaactgaggcactgggcCGGCTGCACCCCATCATCCTCACCTCAAGCGTGGTGGGTGCTGCCAGGTCCAGTTGCTGCAGTGCTGGACCCAGTGCCTCCACAGACAAGGGCTGGGGCGCTTCGGAGAGGACGAGGACTGGCGGGGATGAAAGCACGGGGGCCACTGGGCGGCTTTCTGCGGCGAAAGCCAGACAtggtgggtttgggggggcaaTAATGTCCAATAACACCCCATTGCAATAATCCCCTGACAGCTTTGCAGCAGCGCTCGCCGACCTGCCCCAAAAGCAAACGCCGTCCCGGCCGGAGGGGACAAACAGCACCGATAAGCGCCCGGTGACAGAGAGCAAACACAGCCCTTCCCCGGCAGCCGGATCCATCCCAGGATGGGTGCAGGGATTTGGGGAATAACCCCTCCAAAACACCCAcatcccctcctgcctgcacGCGCGTCCTTTAGCAAAACATCTCCGCAGCATCCTCAGCACcatcatcatcctcgcagcccccCGCGGACACCCCTCACCTCCATTGGGCAATGTCAGGGGCCGCAGCGGTGGGGTTCGGGGGCGATGGGTGCCCGGGACCTCGGCACCATCCGGCCGCGTCTCCCCTTGGGTCGTCTCCTTGGTGGCTGTCTCCCTCCGCGGTGGCACCAGGGTGATGAAGACGGACGAAGAGATCCTCTTCTCCGCTTTCCCCGGCAGCATCGTCGCAGCTGCAGAAGGGCCGGACCTGGGTTCCATTTTAGGGATAAGAAGATAAAAAGGAGCAAAACCCCGCGGgcacaccagcagctcctgcagccgcgcCGCCCTTCGGCCTCAACCCGCCTCCCTCCTCGCCCTCCCGGAACGGCAGAAGGAACAAGCGTTCCTGTCCCACGTCACGGCAATAAACGCTGTCATGCCTGGGAGGACAGAAGGTAAAGGGTCCCAGCAAAGCAGCATCCAAAATCACCCATTTTCATGCCTCTGGAGCCAAACCCCACCCTTTTGTAAACATTTTAACCTCCTTATTGTCCCCACCTGGGATTAAACTCCCTGCAGGCAGCAAGAAAACCCCaccttttctcttaaaaatggGGTTGCAGTAGGATCTGCTTTGGCAAACCCCTTTTTTGGGTGTTTCCAGGTCCCCTggctccccatcccctccccgctTACCCCCATTTCCCCAATAATCGCTCCCAGCTCAGGGCAtccccccctttatttttccagctggggaaactgaggcacaccgCCGCGAATCGCCGCGTCCCCGTCACCGAAACggcccccgagcagcgcaggcaGGATGCGCCCGACCCCGATAAACCCCGCTCGGGAAGGAAAAGGGCTGTTTATTCAGCTTCCCAACGGGAAAAGCAGCCGGGGCGAAGCTTCCCCTTCCCAAACGGGATGGTTTGGGGGGCGGGAACCCCGAGGCTTTAGCCAGGGGTGCCGCGACGGTGAAGGAGGATTCATCCCCGAGAGGAATCGGCGGCTTGAAAAATACCCGTGTGACGAGTTGCCCGGTCTCATGCCCTGGCGCAGGGCGGCTCTGCTCCCCGAAAATCCCGCTCGCAGGCGTCAGCGCATCCTTTCGGGGGGCAGCCGGTCCCCGCGTGGCAGGGGAAAAGCTTCGGGATGGGCTCACCGGTGACTTCAGCCTCTGACTCAAGCAGgggaagggattaaaaaaaaaggcagaaacaccGAGCGGCTTCGCTCgctgcctccttccctccctccccgccggcaAAACCCCAAACGGGCTCCGGCGTTGCCAGCCTTCGCCCAGCCGCTCAAATCCTCACCCGCAGGAGCCGCTGCTTTTCCGCCTCCCTGGCCGACCTGCAGAAAAATAGggggggaaagaggaaaaaaaaaaaaaaaaaaaagtaataatcataaaaaaacaacccgaaagagaagaaaagaaaaaaaaaaaaaaatctgctgggcTAATGGGAACCATGTGCTCGCCGTCGCATTCCTCTTTGTGCCGGGGCTGACGGGATCCCCGTGGCCCCACGGCGGCACCCCcagtttccccctccccagccgggGCCGTCGGGGTGGTCGAGGCTCGAGGGGTGCATTAACGGGGTTcatccccctccttttttttatggggtgtcccccccctcccccatagCTCCATCCTGTTTCGGGGTGGCCAGGGCCACGCTGGGAAGGGCCCCCCCGGTTTCCTGCAAGCATCGCCCCACAATCTCCCGGGGTGGGAGCCCAGGTGGGACCGACGGGGATGGGGCCACTTATGGGGCACCCTCCCGCACCCCCCAAATTTGGGATGGGACGTGGCCCTCCTGCAACTGTCCCCCaaccctgtccccagccctggggacctcTTGGAGAGTGCGGTGAGGACGCCCACGGGAgaagggacggggcgggggggacacagCCCTTGGGGTCCCCTCGTCCCTTCCCTGAGTGGCCCCCCTGTCCCCTTGTCCCTTTCCCTGGGGGGTGGccttgcagccccctccccccccaa
This Opisthocomus hoazin isolate bOpiHoa1 chromosome 16, bOpiHoa1.hap1, whole genome shotgun sequence DNA region includes the following protein-coding sequences:
- the FBLIM1 gene encoding filamin-binding LIM protein 1 isoform X2, with the protein product MRPGNSSHGSGPSAAATMLPGKAEKRISSSVFITLVPPRRETATKETTQGETRPDGAEVPGTHRPRTPPLRPLTLPNGESRPVAPVLSSPPVLVLSEAPQPLSVEALGPALQQLDLAAPTTLELRPPKFCQEQAGKPQWQDANGYPERDGSRDICAFCHKAVGPREATVEAMRKQYHAACFTCRTCHRLLAGQRYYQKDGRPTCDACYQATLEKCAKCRGLIAERIVRALGKGYHPGCFSCAGCGRAIGAESFAVDERGEVYCVADFYRKYATVCSACERPIVPRDDKDTYKIECLGRSFHESCYRCESCGTPLSPEPNENGCYPLDNHLLCKSCHVRWRNESSC
- the FBLIM1 gene encoding filamin-binding LIM protein 1 isoform X1, with the translated sequence MRPGNSSHGSGPSAAATMLPGKAEKRISSSVFITLVPPRRETATKETTQGETRPDGAEVPGTHRPRTPPLRPLTLPNGESRPVAPVLSSPPVLVLSEAPQPLSVEALGPALQQLDLAAPTTLEAPSASPAQLRPPKFCQEQAGKPQWQDANGYPERDGSRDICAFCHKAVGPREATVEAMRKQYHAACFTCRTCHRLLAGQRYYQKDGRPTCDACYQATLEKCAKCRGLIAERIVRALGKGYHPGCFSCAGCGRAIGAESFAVDERGEVYCVADFYRKYATVCSACERPIVPRDDKDTYKIECLGRSFHESCYRCESCGTPLSPEPNENGCYPLDNHLLCKSCHVRWRNESSC
- the FBLIM1 gene encoding filamin-binding LIM protein 1 isoform X3, with protein sequence MRPGNSSHGSGPSAAATMLPGKAEKRISSSVFITLVPPRRETATKETTQGETRPDGAEVPGTHRPRTPPLRPLTLPNGESRPVAPVLSSPPVLVLSEAPQPLSVEALGPALQQLDLAAPTTLEEQAGKPQWQDANGYPERDGSRDICAFCHKAVGPREATVEAMRKQYHAACFTCRTCHRLLAGQRYYQKDGRPTCDACYQATLEKCAKCRGLIAERIVRALGKGYHPGCFSCAGCGRAIGAESFAVDERGEVYCVADFYRKYATVCSACERPIVPRDDKDTYKIECLGRSFHESCYRCESCGTPLSPEPNENGCYPLDNHLLCKSCHVRWRNESSC